One segment of Paenibacillus sp. FSL R7-0337 DNA contains the following:
- a CDS encoding RNA polymerase sigma factor translates to MNDTADDKQLILLIAQKDSNALELLYDRYERVIYSFAYQIVKDSMAAEEVMQELFLRLWKNAGQIDFGKGKLLTWMFAVTRNLAIDYLRKRDARLPRQSADSGNLEQVQDHSALTEDLVELQMAGEQIREALLGLSRDQQQVMDMIYYQGYTQQEVAQLAAIPLGTVKGRVRLAMKQLHKSLRHWGRRDHAHE, encoded by the coding sequence TTGAATGACACAGCTGACGATAAGCAGTTAATTCTGCTTATTGCACAGAAAGACTCGAATGCCCTCGAACTGCTCTATGACCGGTATGAACGGGTCATTTATAGCTTTGCTTACCAGATCGTGAAGGATTCGATGGCTGCCGAAGAGGTTATGCAGGAGTTGTTCCTGCGCCTGTGGAAGAATGCGGGGCAGATTGACTTCGGCAAGGGCAAGCTGCTCACCTGGATGTTCGCGGTGACCCGCAATCTGGCGATCGATTACCTCCGTAAGCGGGACGCCAGGCTGCCGCGGCAATCCGCCGATTCCGGGAATCTGGAGCAGGTTCAGGACCACAGCGCGCTTACCGAGGATCTCGTTGAGCTGCAGATGGCGGGGGAACAGATCAGAGAGGCGCTGCTGGGATTAAGCCGCGACCAGCAGCAGGTAATGGATATGATCTATTACCAGGGCTACACCCAGCAGGAGGTAGCGCAGCTTGCGGCTATCCCGCTGGGAACGGTCAAGGGAAGAGTCCGGCTGGCGATGAAGCAGCTTCACAAATCTTTACGGCACTGGGGAAGGAGGGATCATGCACATGAGTGA
- the infC gene encoding translation initiation factor IF-3, translating into MAVLINEQIKAAEVELTGLKGEKLGTVSRTEALSKARDAGADLVCTSLMSSPPPCSLVAKGKGKAAAQAARKGNTTRPQQGGGSSQEKVKELRFTAHIEEHDYDTKLRQADKHLRSGKPVQLVVKSSGAKEAAAAKAVLERLVADLKEAGTKASGLQTSGKGAQVRVNPRT; encoded by the coding sequence GTGGCCGTACTGATTAATGAACAGATTAAGGCAGCCGAGGTCGAGCTGACCGGGCTGAAGGGCGAGAAGCTCGGCACCGTATCCAGAACCGAGGCGCTCTCCAAGGCCAGAGACGCAGGGGCCGACCTGGTCTGCACCTCGCTGATGAGCAGCCCGCCGCCCTGCAGCCTGGTCGCCAAGGGCAAAGGCAAGGCGGCGGCACAAGCTGCCCGCAAGGGGAATACCACCCGGCCGCAACAAGGCGGCGGGAGCAGCCAGGAGAAGGTGAAGGAGCTGCGCTTCACCGCCCATATTGAAGAGCATGACTACGACACGAAGCTGCGTCAGGCAGACAAGCATCTGCGCTCCGGCAAGCCGGTGCAGCTCGTCGTGAAGTCCTCCGGCGCCAAGGAAGCCGCCGCTGCGAAGGCAGTGCTGGAGCGGCTCGTGGCCGATCTGAAGGAGGCCGGAACCAAGGCCTCCGGGCTGCAGACCAGCGGCAAGGGCGCACAGGTTAGAGTTAATCCGCGGACGTAA
- a CDS encoding MFS transporter, whose translation MSSSTIASPQQSSSSPASVRLPWAGLLALAMTGFICILTETIPAGLLLQISKGLGVTEAMAGQLVTLYALGSLVAAIPLTTATRGWRRRPLLLVCILGFLIFNTVTALSSSYPLTLTSRFFAGVSAGVLWGMIAGYARRMVPEQLKGRAMAIAMAGTPLALAFGVPAGTFLGDLAGWRNIFGVLSLFALLLTIWILWKLPDYPGEAADHRPPLRKVFTRPGVRPVLFVVLAWVLAHNILYTYIAPFLTQAGLPGIVDLVLLIFGITALLGIWLTGIWIDRHLRLLVLISLTAFALASVLLSIGSSKPFVIYLVVAVWGLTFGGAATLLQTAMATAGGESADVAQSMLVTAWNLAIGGGGIIGGILLETTGVMSFPWALFVLLVLSLWIARRSRTHGFPPGSIDIHRND comes from the coding sequence ATGAGCAGCAGCACCATTGCTTCCCCGCAACAGAGCTCCAGTTCTCCTGCTTCTGTACGCCTTCCCTGGGCCGGGTTACTTGCTCTGGCGATGACCGGGTTTATCTGTATTCTGACTGAGACGATTCCCGCCGGGCTCCTGCTTCAGATCAGTAAGGGACTTGGAGTCACAGAGGCCATGGCAGGTCAGCTTGTTACCCTCTATGCCCTGGGCTCGTTAGTCGCCGCCATTCCATTGACCACGGCAACACGCGGCTGGAGGCGGAGACCCTTGCTGCTAGTATGCATCCTTGGTTTTCTCATATTCAATACCGTTACTGCCTTATCTTCGAGCTATCCCCTGACGCTAACGTCCCGTTTCTTCGCAGGTGTGTCCGCTGGTGTCCTGTGGGGAATGATCGCAGGTTATGCACGGCGCATGGTACCGGAGCAGCTTAAGGGACGGGCTATGGCTATTGCAATGGCGGGAACACCGCTTGCTTTGGCGTTTGGCGTGCCAGCCGGAACGTTTTTGGGTGACCTTGCAGGCTGGCGTAATATCTTTGGCGTCTTGTCGCTGTTCGCTCTGCTGCTGACTATTTGGATACTCTGGAAGCTGCCGGATTATCCGGGAGAAGCTGCAGACCATCGTCCTCCTCTACGTAAGGTCTTCACAAGGCCTGGAGTGCGGCCGGTCCTGTTTGTAGTGCTGGCCTGGGTATTGGCCCATAATATCCTGTATACCTATATAGCACCGTTCCTTACTCAGGCCGGGCTGCCAGGAATCGTGGATTTGGTGCTTCTCATTTTCGGTATTACCGCACTTCTTGGCATCTGGTTAACTGGTATCTGGATTGATCGTCACCTGAGGCTGTTGGTTCTGATTAGCCTCACTGCATTTGCATTGGCATCTGTCCTGCTTAGTATAGGCAGCAGCAAGCCTTTCGTGATCTATCTTGTAGTTGCTGTATGGGGCTTAACGTTCGGGGGAGCAGCAACGCTGCTGCAGACAGCAATGGCTACGGCTGGCGGAGAGAGCGCAGATGTAGCGCAATCCATGCTTGTAACCGCATGGAATCTGGCCATTGGCGGGGGCGGTATAATCGGCGGAATTCTTCTCGAAACAACGGGTGTCATGTCGTTCCCATGGGCGTTGTTTGTCTTGCTGGTTCTTTCCTTATGGATAGCAAGGCGCAGCAGAACACATGGATTTCCTCCCGGAAGCATAGATATTCATCGTAACGATTAA
- a CDS encoding anti-sigma factor encodes MSEHNEELCELAELYTLGALTAEEMQQFAAHAAECAECRELVEEYRQVLDHLPLASEPIDPPSGMKERILSRVLESGKAGAPAARPETRLLNIQPDAERAMEHEPARTPPAEQGLPQLSIPQPRRTRFWGYLSLGLAVAVLLLVVYTGQLRGNVSELKQQLASGTGPLQGLKVNEAVALSPAGEGVTAKGTATIVADPTGTHLVLQAEDLPELTGTEVYQVWLIKGDSPVNAGTFISQGGNGALYYSFDPRAYDTIAVTLEPDGAGVTPRGKMILAAPIKQG; translated from the coding sequence ATGAGTGAACACAATGAGGAACTCTGTGAGTTGGCCGAATTATATACGCTGGGTGCACTGACGGCTGAGGAAATGCAGCAATTCGCTGCCCATGCGGCAGAATGCGCGGAATGCAGAGAACTGGTGGAGGAATACCGGCAGGTATTGGACCATCTTCCGCTTGCCTCTGAGCCGATAGACCCGCCCTCCGGCATGAAGGAGCGCATCTTGTCACGGGTGCTGGAGTCCGGGAAGGCGGGTGCACCGGCAGCAAGGCCGGAGACCCGTCTGCTGAATATCCAGCCTGATGCAGAGCGGGCTATGGAGCATGAGCCAGCGAGGACTCCTCCGGCAGAGCAGGGCTTGCCCCAGTTAAGCATCCCGCAGCCTAGAAGAACCCGCTTCTGGGGGTACCTGAGCCTTGGACTGGCTGTGGCTGTGCTGCTCTTGGTCGTCTACACCGGCCAGCTGCGCGGGAATGTGTCTGAGCTGAAGCAGCAGCTGGCTTCCGGCACCGGACCGCTCCAGGGGCTTAAGGTGAATGAGGCGGTAGCGCTAAGTCCGGCGGGAGAAGGGGTTACCGCCAAGGGTACAGCAACGATTGTCGCAGACCCTACCGGCACCCACCTTGTGCTTCAGGCAGAAGATCTGCCGGAGCTTACCGGCACCGAGGTCTACCAAGTGTGGCTGATCAAAGGGGACTCGCCGGTGAATGCAGGCACCTTCATCTCACAGGGCGGAAACGGGGCACTGTATTATTCGTTTGACCCGAGGGCCTATGATACCATAGCAGTTACACTGGAGCCGGATGGCGCGGGCGTTACCCCGCGCGGGAAGATGATTCTCGCAGCTCCGATTAAGCAGGGGTAG